TCCACCACCGATTCCGACCATCGTTTGCCGGTGGAAGGGTTCTCAAACAGCCGCAAATTAAGTAACTTCCGTGCCCTGGAAAGAGACGACAGTCGTGAGTTTGACCGGTGTGTTTGGCTTCCTCGCGCAAGGACTGTGTTCCTCTATCGCATACCCACATCCACTCCACGTCGCTGGCGTTGTCGTCGGAAGAGATGCCGACCAGCACGCACAAGCCACGACCGATCGAGCTCACCAGTTCATCGCCCACTGCAACGAAGGGGGGGATGCGTGTCAGTATCGCAGGGTGAAGAAAATGCAGCAAACAATACCTACCCGTCACCTTCGCACACGTTACACGCTGTATTATGGCTTTCATAGCGatttagtttgttttattcacAAAAAACTGCGAAAATCGTGACCAGCGTGCGAGGAGCCCCGAGAGATGCCGGCTGatttgcaaaacaacacaGGGTTTGCAGACGTATTTTGGTTGTTTCCCGAtatgtttggttgttttccaTAGTTGTTTGGCTCGTTCTCACAATGTATGGAGCGTTAtccttattttttgttgttttattgtatTGCTGCCCAACAAGACGATACCAATAATTGAGGGAACGATCCAAAAATATACAAGAAACGGCGAATAAATCATAAAACGGACACAAAAAATGACGAGAACCAACCCATTCATCataaaaaccctgtaacgcCATCTGTCAAACTGGCACGCTCCGGTGAAAATGCTATACCAATACGGTGAATCGTTTCATacgttttgtttcaatttcagtgaaatatttcaccattTTGAATTCGCTTCCATTTCGGACGTTACAAACCCACAAATAAAGCAACGcaccgtttttgtttttattaaattaaaatgtattattacaaaagagaaaaaatcaTTCCGTTATGTTTTAGGAGATACATGTTCGTTTATATGGTGTGTattcaatgtgtgtgtatgagttttcttatgttggttggttgggctGGTAGGCACCGAACGCGGTGCGCGGAGTTCGCTTTCGTGCGCGAGCAGGTGCAACGCACGCCCGCGACACACTGCACCACTGTTTTCAAATGCGCACTACCGCGTTGGAAGTTCGCTCAATCAATCTGTGCGTGCGTACAACACCCAAATACATTAtaagaaagggaaagaaaattgCATGGAAAAAGATGGAAAGACACAACAGttattacacaaaaaaaaaacacaagattGCTTGCTCGCTTCTATTCGCTTTCTGATATTCGCTCCCTGGCGCATTGCTCGCTCCCTCCCCACCACAAACAAGCTGAGTTCCCTTTCTTTTACAGTTTAGCtgataattttataaaaattataatagcAAGCAGGAAATACACAATCATATAGATGACACCTAGacgtggggggaggggagaggaAGCACAGCCAGCCACCGCTCGTTTCGGTtctcgtctctctctctctcgctctcctctctctctctctctcgcggcCGAGTTGTTGTTCCAGCTAGGGAGAGGAGTTGGGCGTAAAATGCATTTCCAGAAACGTGGGCAAAATTTGCATCaatcaaaacggaaaaacaagCGCActcgcaccacacacacacacacacgcaacgaTTATTCTTATCAAAAGGGCTTTTCGGGAACAGTGGaaagggggggtgggggggattGAGGTCCAGACAGGATTTGTTCGAAAAGAAACGTGTGTTTCATCCGTATGATGTAAAAAGGTAAGGCCAATGggaattttcttgtttttttagagAGAAACTTCAAGATAAATCTACAATTTGGAACCGAAAACATTTGCATTCGCTAGCACGATGAGAGTACtttttatacacacacaactaACAATGTATTACTTCTTCTTTGATGCCCCCTTTGATCgccatttttctctctctctctcgttctctcttatTGCAATATTTCCTTTAATATTGAATTTGATTTGTTCATATACGTTTGATACTATCCTCCTAATTACACAATGTGTGTGGCGTTGTTTCACAGTAACTATATAAACTCACATTGCGTTGTTTTGATAAATATGGTTCTTGTCGTGTTGCAGCGCGCGctcatatgtgtgtgtgagtgttacATTAATAATTTCTTCTGCTCCACTCGTCAGCTCTAACCCTTCCGCGTTCCGTCACGAACCGAATCTACTTTAGACCTTtccttgctgttgttgttcctTCTGCATCTGCACATCTGCAACTCTTTCGTGATTATTATAGATTCATTAATACAAACAATTGATTTCTGCATGAATATAGTGCGATATTAGtgtttcctctctctctcacactcttcCTCTGTCAATCTGGAAATCTCGGTTTATGTATGTCGGGTTTCGTCTGCAGATTCGAGAACAACAAAACCGGCCCCCTTTCTACATTCGTTTCGTTCGCACGCACTTTCCGTGAATGCTTCTTCTGTTCAATAGCTTCCAAATTTCAAGATTCTGATGCCTGAATCTTTGTGTTTCAATTGCTCGATAGTATAAAGTGCTGCTGCGCATTCGTCCCAAATCGAAACACGGGCTGTGGGGAGTGTATGGTTGAGGCCAGGATTCACCTACAAAATATATGCTTTTGATACCATACATCATAAcgttttatactttttttgtCCCCCTTTTATTTCCTCTTAGACCCACACAAAGGTGTGTTCGATATTGCCGCCAATATGCTCTCGTCTCTTCTGCTCTCTTCGTATATGAGGGGGCAGGCTTTCGTACTATTATGATCACAATCTCTACCTCCTGGATGGTTGTTGTGTGAAAATTTGAGTAACTTGTCCTTCGTGCTCACGCTTGCACAAGGACGAATATCTTTGATGG
This is a stretch of genomic DNA from Anopheles merus strain MAF chromosome 2R, AmerM5.1, whole genome shotgun sequence. It encodes these proteins:
- the LOC121603642 gene encoding D-aminoacyl-tRNA deacylase isoform X2, with amino-acid sequence MKAIIQRVTCAKVTVGDELVSSIGRGLCVLVGISSDDNASDVEWMWGTEVT